Below is a genomic region from Paludicola sp. MB14-C6.
GTTGCGATATGGGCTACTAATGTACCGGAATGGTTGTTAACATTGTTTGCTTGTGCAAAGATAGGTGCCATTTTGGTAACAGTAAATACAAATTATAAGGTCTTTGAATTGGAATATGTACTAAGGCAATCTGATGCAAAAGTTTTGGTTATGACAAAAGGAACAAAATATGGGGACTACGTTCAAATCGTGAATGAGCTTTGTCCTACTTTAGTGAATCAACAACCAAATCAATTGGATTTTCCAATGCTGCCGTTTTTAAAATCTGTTATATTAACTGAAAATGAAGCACCTGCAGGTATGATGGCATTTTCTAAGCTTTATGAAAATGGAAAAGTAATAACAGATGAAGAATACATCCAAAGAAAAGCGCAACAGGATTTTCATGATGTTGTGAATATGCAGTATACTTCAGGCACAACAGGCTTTCCAAAGGGAGTTATGTTGACTCATTATAATATTGTAAATAACGGAAAATGCATCGGTGATTGTATGAAGTTTACCCATGAGGATAAACTTTGTATTCCGGTTCCTTTTTTTCATTGCTTTGGGTTAGTGTTGGCGATTATGGCTTGTTTGACTCATGCAACCTCTATGGTGCCATTGGAATCCTATCGTCCAATCGACTTTTTAAGAGCATTGGATGAAGAAGAGTGCACAGCGATTCATGGTGTACCGACTATGTATATTGCGGCACTTGAGCATTCTGATTTTAAGAAGTTCAAATTTCCGAAATTAAGAACAGGTATCATGGCGGGTTCTCCTTGTCCGATAAAGGTAATGCAGCAAGTAATCAATGATATGGGTATGCATGAAATAACGATTGCTTTTGGTCAAACAGAAGCTTCTCCGGTATGCACAATGACAACAACCGATGATAGTATTGAACATCGAGTATCAACCGTTGGTAAAGCGATGCCGCATGTTGAATGTAAAATCGTTGACGTGGAAACAGGTGAAACATTGGGAGTAGGTCAACAAGGTGAGTTCTGTGCACGAGGCTATAACATTATGAAGGGCTATTATAAGATGGAAGAAGCCACAGCACAAGCAATTGATAAAGATGGCTGGCTACATACGGGCGATCTTTGTGAAGTAGATGAGCACGGCTATTATAAGGTTACAGGTCGTATTAAGGACATGATTATTCGTGGTGGCGAAAATATTTATCCCAAAGAGCTTGAAGAATTTATTTATACAATTGAAAATGTAAAAGATGTGCAGGTTATTGGTGTGCCAAGTGAACAATATGGTGAAGAGGTCATGGCTTGTATTATTTTAAAGGATGGCGTTAATATGACATCAGATGAAGTGAAAGACATTATGCGTCAAAATATGGCTCGTCATAAAGTCCCTTCTTATATTGAGTTTGTTAAAGAATTTCCAATGAATGCAGCAGGAAAAATCATGAAGTTTAAAATGAGAGAATGGGCAGTTGAAAAGTTAAACCTACAAAAAGCAAATGCAATTGAAACAGCATAAAATCAAGCTTCTTTGCATTTACTTTTAGGAATAAGCAAGGTATATTAACCCCTATGGTGCCAAAATCAAAGATATTGACTATAACTAGAACATGATATAACGGAAACTTATTTCCACATATGAGTAAACAGACTTTATATGATATAATCGACTTATAAAGAAAAGACATGACGATAAAAAATCAGCTTGAAAGGAATGAACATTATGAAATTAGCTTTTTCAACACTTGGCTGTCCTGATTGGAGTTGGAGCGAAATATATGCAACTGCAAAAGACTTGCAATTTGATGGAATTGAAGTACGTGGCGTTGCAAACGAATTATATGTTCCAAAAGCAAAACGATTCACACCCGAGAAAATAGATAGTACAATAGCAAAATTAAAGCAGGGTAATCTTGCAATTTCAATGCTAACTACAGGAATAGCAGTTGGAAGTGACTATCCGAACGCCTTAGCAGAAGCAAAAGAATATATTGATTTGGCACAAAAGCTAAGCTGTAAGTATATTCGTATCATGATTACTTCTAATCCATATCCTGAAGATTGTAATATGGTGCAAGCAATTGAACTTTATAATCAAATGTGTGCTTATGGTGAAGATAAAGGAGTTACTCCTTTAATGGAAACCAATGGCGTACTGGCTTGCTCTGATGCAATGAATCAATTTATGGATAAGATTGAAAGTAAGAATAAAGGGGTACTTTGGGATATTCATCATCCATATCGTTACTTCAATGAAAGCGTATATGATACTTATCGTAAGCTAGGTAAAGCAATACAATATGTTCATGTAAAAGATAGTATTAAGCCGAATGATAACATCACTTATCGCATGATGGGATATGGTGATTTACCGATTTATGATGCTATTAAGCTTTTAAAAGAGAATAAGTATGATTCTTATATATCATTGGAATGGGTAAAGCGTTGGAATCCTGACTTAGAGGAACCCGGCATTGTTTTCGCTCATTTTAAAAGCTATATGTTATTTTTACTTGGTAGAATATAGTATAAAAGCTTATCAATCAATCAAACAATTTGATTGATTGATAAGCTTTGTATTTGTTAAATTTATATTGGGAGAATAAGATAATGAATGTTAGTATAAAACTCGGAAGTTACGAAGAAATGTTAGAGTTATGGG
It encodes:
- a CDS encoding sugar phosphate isomerase/epimerase family protein, giving the protein MKLAFSTLGCPDWSWSEIYATAKDLQFDGIEVRGVANELYVPKAKRFTPEKIDSTIAKLKQGNLAISMLTTGIAVGSDYPNALAEAKEYIDLAQKLSCKYIRIMITSNPYPEDCNMVQAIELYNQMCAYGEDKGVTPLMETNGVLACSDAMNQFMDKIESKNKGVLWDIHHPYRYFNESVYDTYRKLGKAIQYVHVKDSIKPNDNITYRMMGYGDLPIYDAIKLLKENKYDSYISLEWVKRWNPDLEEPGIVFAHFKSYMLFLLGRI
- a CDS encoding AMP-binding protein gives rise to the protein MDKLMEITVGNLLEEVEKKYPDQQAVKYIDRDYCRSWKEFNQEVDEIAKGFVSIGVNKGDHVAIWATNVPEWLLTLFACAKIGAILVTVNTNYKVFELEYVLRQSDAKVLVMTKGTKYGDYVQIVNELCPTLVNQQPNQLDFPMLPFLKSVILTENEAPAGMMAFSKLYENGKVITDEEYIQRKAQQDFHDVVNMQYTSGTTGFPKGVMLTHYNIVNNGKCIGDCMKFTHEDKLCIPVPFFHCFGLVLAIMACLTHATSMVPLESYRPIDFLRALDEEECTAIHGVPTMYIAALEHSDFKKFKFPKLRTGIMAGSPCPIKVMQQVINDMGMHEITIAFGQTEASPVCTMTTTDDSIEHRVSTVGKAMPHVECKIVDVETGETLGVGQQGEFCARGYNIMKGYYKMEEATAQAIDKDGWLHTGDLCEVDEHGYYKVTGRIKDMIIRGGENIYPKELEEFIYTIENVKDVQVIGVPSEQYGEEVMACIILKDGVNMTSDEVKDIMRQNMARHKVPSYIEFVKEFPMNAAGKIMKFKMREWAVEKLNLQKANAIETA